In a genomic window of Croceibacterium sp. TMG7-5b_MA50:
- a CDS encoding SRPBCC family protein, with translation MAGQDEGLATLGKAAAVGLALGTAALGYLATRRSSGNDGDDAPGYSARRTGSDVAGRTVTIRKGRQELYDFWRNFPNLVGVMENVTAIQVRGERTVWTIRAPGGGTVEVETEVTEDRAGEVIAWRSVEGSQITTHGRVTFADAPGERGTRVTLVIDYAPPLGELGRMVAKIAGREPAVQARHDLKRLKMFMETGEIATSARRKDQTRAAKMEEEAA, from the coding sequence GTGGCAGGACAGGATGAAGGATTGGCGACATTGGGCAAGGCGGCCGCGGTCGGCCTGGCCCTTGGCACCGCCGCGCTGGGCTATCTGGCGACCCGGCGCAGCAGCGGCAATGATGGCGACGACGCGCCCGGCTATTCCGCGCGGCGGACCGGCAGCGATGTAGCCGGACGCACCGTGACGATCCGCAAGGGGCGGCAGGAGCTCTACGACTTCTGGCGGAACTTCCCCAACTTGGTGGGCGTGATGGAGAACGTCACTGCCATCCAGGTGAGGGGCGAGCGCACCGTGTGGACGATCCGGGCACCCGGTGGCGGGACCGTGGAGGTCGAGACCGAGGTGACCGAGGATCGGGCGGGCGAGGTGATCGCCTGGCGGTCCGTCGAAGGATCGCAGATCACCACACATGGCCGCGTTACCTTCGCCGATGCGCCGGGGGAACGCGGTACGCGGGTGACGCTGGTGATCGATTATGCGCCCCCGCTGGGCGAACTCGGCCGCATGGTGGCAAAGATCGCCGGGCGCGAGCCGGCGGTGCAGGCTCGCCACGACCTGAAGCGGTTGAAGATGTTCATGGAAACCGGCGAGATCGCCACCAGCGCGCGGCGCAAGGACCAGACGCGCGCCGCCAAGATGGAAGAGGAGGCCGCCTGA
- a CDS encoding GAF domain-containing protein → MFDYAIAHPAGSPAFHAELQEAADALTAGEPDPVANMANLAALIWQLVPDLNWAGFYRRQGDTLVLGPFCGRPACIRIPLGRGVCGAAAGTGESQLVDDVHAFPGHIACDAASRSELVVPVLHDGVVIAVIDLDSPTPARFTDGDRQGFEALAALIAARIAEG, encoded by the coding sequence ATGTTCGACTATGCCATCGCCCACCCCGCCGGATCGCCCGCCTTCCATGCCGAATTGCAGGAGGCGGCCGATGCGCTGACCGCGGGCGAGCCCGATCCGGTCGCCAACATGGCCAATCTAGCCGCCCTGATCTGGCAATTGGTGCCGGACCTGAACTGGGCGGGCTTCTACCGCCGGCAAGGCGACACGCTGGTGCTGGGACCGTTCTGCGGCCGGCCCGCCTGCATCCGCATCCCGCTGGGCCGGGGCGTGTGCGGGGCCGCCGCCGGGACGGGCGAGAGCCAGTTGGTGGACGATGTCCATGCCTTCCCCGGGCACATCGCCTGCGACGCCGCCAGCCGCAGCGAGCTGGTGGTGCCGGTGCTGCATGACGGGGTGGTGATCGCCGTGATCGATCTCGACAGCCCGACACCCGCACGCTTCACCGACGGCGACCGGCAGGGGTTCGAGGCGCTGGCGGCGTTGATCGCGGCGCGCATCGCCGAGGGGTGA
- a CDS encoding ATP-binding protein: MKHTLKRIAAALERLAPPPPAAADWLDAPAYVWTGAGARAVPQIVAPPLNLLQGIDKQKAAAAENVRRHAAGLPAHDMLLWGARGMGKSALVRASVATAQGAHGDTLALVQVGADALATLADLFAALAVVERRFVVFIDDLGFADGDSDGPRRLRSWLDGGVEARPANVRLAVTSNRRAVVARHLDEQDDPLNPRDVVDDQLALADRFGLSLGFHACNQDDYLAMVAGYAEAQGLDWDRGEALEWSKRRGARSGRVAMHFVTELAGRQGA; this comes from the coding sequence ATGAAGCACACCCTGAAGCGCATCGCCGCCGCGCTGGAGCGGCTGGCCCCGCCGCCGCCCGCGGCCGCCGACTGGCTGGACGCACCCGCCTATGTCTGGACGGGCGCCGGCGCACGGGCCGTGCCACAGATCGTCGCCCCGCCGCTGAACCTGCTGCAGGGGATCGACAAGCAGAAGGCGGCGGCGGCGGAGAATGTGCGGCGCCATGCCGCCGGCCTGCCCGCGCACGACATGCTGTTGTGGGGTGCGCGCGGCATGGGCAAATCCGCGCTGGTCCGCGCCAGCGTCGCCACCGCGCAAGGCGCGCACGGCGACACGCTGGCGCTGGTGCAGGTGGGGGCGGACGCCCTCGCCACCCTGGCCGACCTATTCGCCGCGCTGGCGGTGGTGGAGCGCCGCTTCGTCGTGTTCATCGACGATCTCGGCTTCGCCGACGGCGACAGCGACGGGCCACGACGGTTGCGGTCGTGGCTGGATGGCGGGGTCGAAGCGCGGCCCGCCAATGTGCGGCTGGCGGTGACCAGCAACCGTCGCGCTGTGGTGGCGCGCCACCTGGACGAGCAGGACGACCCGCTGAACCCGCGCGACGTGGTGGATGACCAGCTGGCGCTGGCCGACCGGTTCGGCCTGTCGCTGGGCTTCCACGCCTGCAACCAGGACGATTACCTCGCCATGGTGGCGGGCTACGCCGAGGCGCAGGGCCTGGACTGGGACCGGGGCGAGGCGCTGGAATGGTCCAAGCGCCGGGGCGCCCGGTCGGGACGGGTCGCGATGCACTTCGTCACGGAACTGGCGGGTCGGCAGGGGGCGTAG
- the rhaT gene encoding L-rhamnose/proton symporter RhaT, which yields MNPLVGVIYHWLGGFASATFYVPYRGIRQWSWEIFWLTGGLFSWLIAPWLFAGLMTEDLLGVIAATPDRTAMLCVLFGLLWGFGGLTYGLTMRYLGLSLGMAVVLGLSTVFGTLIPPIVEGDFASTLLGTASGRIVLLGLLVTLAGIITVAVAGARKDSSLSAEQKAAAIAEFNFRKGLAVAIFSGIMSSCFAFGLAAGEPVRVLSAQAGTGPLWVGLPVLCLVMFGGLVTNAVWCAHLIRRNRSAAQWVGASAGTTGTGTAGVLPGRPPLLRNYLLAALGGTLWYFQFFFYTMGESQMGALGFSSWTLHMASIIIFGTLWGFAFREWKDAAPGVRALVWTGVGLLVLATVIIGYGNSLAQ from the coding sequence ATGAATCCGCTTGTTGGCGTCATCTACCACTGGCTGGGCGGCTTCGCCTCGGCCACCTTCTACGTGCCCTATCGCGGTATCCGGCAATGGAGCTGGGAGATCTTCTGGCTGACGGGCGGGCTGTTCTCCTGGCTGATCGCCCCGTGGCTGTTCGCCGGGCTGATGACCGAAGACCTGCTGGGCGTGATCGCGGCGACGCCCGATCGCACCGCGATGCTGTGCGTCCTGTTCGGCCTGCTGTGGGGCTTCGGCGGGCTGACCTATGGCCTGACCATGCGCTATCTGGGCCTGTCGTTGGGCATGGCCGTGGTGCTGGGCCTTTCCACCGTGTTCGGCACGCTGATCCCGCCGATCGTGGAAGGCGACTTCGCCAGCACGCTGCTGGGTACCGCCAGCGGGCGCATCGTGCTGCTGGGCCTGCTGGTCACGCTGGCGGGCATTATCACCGTGGCGGTGGCCGGCGCGCGCAAGGACAGCTCGCTTTCCGCTGAGCAGAAAGCGGCGGCGATTGCGGAGTTCAACTTCCGCAAGGGGCTGGCCGTGGCGATCTTCTCCGGCATCATGTCGTCCTGCTTCGCCTTCGGCCTCGCCGCGGGGGAGCCGGTGCGCGTGCTGTCGGCACAGGCCGGCACGGGGCCGCTGTGGGTCGGGCTGCCGGTATTGTGCCTGGTGATGTTCGGCGGGCTGGTGACGAATGCGGTCTGGTGCGCGCACCTGATCCGCCGCAACCGTTCCGCCGCGCAGTGGGTGGGGGCAAGCGCCGGGACCACCGGCACGGGTACCGCAGGCGTGCTGCCCGGCCGTCCGCCGCTGCTGCGCAACTACCTGCTGGCGGCGCTGGGCGGCACGCTGTGGTACTTCCAGTTCTTCTTCTACACCATGGGCGAGAGCCAGATGGGGGCGCTCGGCTTCTCCAGCTGGACGCTGCACATGGCATCGATCATCATCTTCGGCACGCTGTGGGGCTTCGCCTTCCGCGAATGGAAGGACGCCGCGCCGGGTGTGCGCGCGCTGGTCTGGACGGGCGTCGGCCTGCTGGTGCTGGCGACGGTGATCATCGGCTACGGCAACAGCCTGGCGCAGTAG
- a CDS encoding sorbosone dehydrogenase family protein — MRTRTKIGLAVLIVILLLGALAWWLTRGDRAELPLDQVTGTDPVIAQPDAQTFPTVGVAKPIGWDGNAAPTPAPGLVVNRFAEGLDHPRILYTLPNGDVLVAQANRPENDPAAEESPGLIERVTGWVQGLLFRRAGAAVPSPNSLVLLRDADANGMAEERHLLRDDLNSPGGMVWRDGHLYVANTDAVLRYDYQLGQDVVTGEPVKLMSLPGGGNHWMRNIVLNDDGTRLYVTVGSASNIGEKGMEIEEGRAAIHELNLQNGQTRIYAAGLRNANGLDWNPWSGELWTTVNERDMLGSDLVPDYLTNVPVGANYGWPWVYWDEVIDERVKAPMPQYLTEYTRTPEYALGPHVAALGLAFTQEGARMGPRFSHGAFIARHGSWNRKPLVGYDVVYVAFDDRGNPVGKPQPVLQPFLADQDTTRGRPTWVTWDRTGGLLVSDDTANIIWRVIAPNAPPAPAAQRLRNASLPPVRELTGDPRRAFENPPADIQPTM; from the coding sequence ATGAGAACTCGCACGAAGATCGGCCTCGCCGTCCTGATCGTCATCCTGCTGCTGGGCGCCCTCGCCTGGTGGCTGACGCGCGGCGATCGCGCCGAACTGCCGCTGGATCAGGTGACCGGCACCGATCCGGTGATCGCGCAACCCGACGCGCAGACCTTCCCCACGGTCGGCGTCGCCAAGCCGATCGGCTGGGACGGCAATGCCGCGCCGACGCCCGCGCCGGGCCTCGTCGTCAACCGCTTCGCCGAAGGGCTGGACCACCCGCGCATCCTCTACACCCTGCCCAATGGCGACGTGCTGGTGGCGCAGGCCAACCGCCCGGAAAACGATCCGGCGGCGGAGGAATCGCCGGGGCTGATCGAACGGGTCACCGGCTGGGTGCAGGGCCTGCTGTTCCGCCGCGCCGGCGCCGCGGTGCCGTCGCCCAATTCGCTGGTGCTGCTGCGCGATGCTGATGCCAACGGCATGGCGGAGGAACGCCACCTGCTGCGCGACGACCTCAACAGCCCGGGCGGCATGGTCTGGCGCGACGGCCACCTCTACGTCGCCAACACCGATGCCGTGCTCCGCTACGACTACCAGCTGGGGCAGGATGTCGTCACGGGGGAGCCGGTGAAGCTGATGTCCCTGCCGGGCGGCGGCAATCACTGGATGCGCAACATCGTCCTGAACGATGACGGCACGCGCCTCTACGTCACGGTCGGCTCCGCCTCCAATATTGGCGAAAAGGGCATGGAGATCGAGGAAGGCCGCGCCGCCATTCACGAACTCAACCTGCAGAACGGGCAGACGCGCATCTACGCCGCGGGCCTGCGCAACGCCAATGGGCTCGACTGGAACCCGTGGAGCGGGGAATTGTGGACCACCGTGAACGAGCGGGATATGCTCGGCAGCGACCTTGTGCCCGACTACCTCACCAACGTGCCGGTCGGGGCCAATTACGGCTGGCCCTGGGTCTATTGGGACGAGGTGATCGACGAGCGGGTGAAGGCGCCCATGCCGCAATACCTGACCGAATATACCCGCACGCCCGAATACGCGCTGGGGCCGCACGTCGCGGCGCTCGGCCTCGCCTTCACGCAGGAAGGCGCGCGCATGGGGCCGCGCTTCAGCCACGGCGCCTTTATCGCCCGCCACGGCTCATGGAACCGCAAGCCGCTGGTCGGCTATGACGTGGTTTATGTGGCGTTCGATGATCGCGGCAATCCCGTGGGCAAGCCGCAGCCGGTGCTGCAGCCGTTCCTGGCCGATCAGGACACGACCCGCGGCCGGCCCACCTGGGTGACGTGGGACCGGACGGGCGGCCTGCTGGTCAGCGACGATACCGCCAACATCATCTGGCGCGTCATCGCGCCGAACGCGCCGCCGGCGCCCGCGGCTCAGCGTTTGCGCAACGCCTCGCTGCCGCCGGTGCGCGAACTGACCGGCGATCCGCGCCGCGCGTTCGAGAACCCGCCGGCCGACATCCAGCCGACGATGTAG
- a CDS encoding TonB-dependent receptor: MHTTPIVSRAAALVATLLAGAAWPAFAQTAPAPSASASSTTQVPPQPEAARGAGQTAPTQIDDAAGPPADPSATGNNEIVVTGFRASLESQTAAKRDSIGFTDTIFAEDIGKFPDTNIAESVNRIPGVTIAREVTGEGTSVAIRGLGTNFTRVLLNGAPVAVASVRFDAQSTNREVDLDLLPTELFTQLTVSKSPLASQVEGGAAGTVNLRSARPFDNPRPYVSYGLQGSKNSQADKWGYRAYAIGSATFGDFGILLGGTAVRNQFQVEGYETIGWTNANLSAAQRTGATRNNTGGGNYTIPATVPANAGAGLTTGTVIDEAFLLANNPGANIAQLDNGIIPRLSRPRFEEGYRQRYNAIGSLEWRPSDALHFYLDGLYSERKTEFERGSMNWVGRNGAVIPLNTTYDRDDCNAGCVVTGGTFANAQFFLEYRPYLDEVDFWGINPGLDFQVNDWIKGDFQLNWTESNFRRESPTVLVITPAGSGIVVDYTNDGGIPQVESNIDLNDPARFGWAGGGRVNLNGEERFTRTKGVRGSLLFGDETRFSVRTGGAYDDVQRRIRPFDNTPPWQNLICGNGPSIDLPGPNRQPPCDGANVVGTQVPGTPIAPGYPSYPAYGTAYSAGFAPLQWNGSAIPTAAVPGYLRPGDNGFITVDWNRFKADTNYDELLAGASETGAGSSGAAGGLIREKVLGLFVEGNGIFDIDDNKTLRLNGGVRYVRTDQEVSGRITGTDPRNIRGPLVCPGASPAFTLDGSCYPTVVTFLDSDRRYTNWLPSLSAALSFGDEAVLRASVSRSLTRPDPNQLLPGANFTSPSADIGTVGNGALDPYLSDNIDLGFEYYTGGEGVIAVAAFRKSITGFTVNQNSEVPLSFLAPYGITFGTLTQQQQLALTQRAPGVAPENIPIVITQQVNSDGKLIVNGLEFQLTQPLDFATEWAGITGFGFQGNLTIIDQDGQGTGAPAVALGVAPTTYTATGYYEGNGLSARLTYTFNEGSQGSNPNQNGITDAAIFGRDFGQLDFSGNIDLADILGRDNLPTVTVNVINITNEPLSSYFQFPNATYNEYKPGTTFLLGIRGRL; the protein is encoded by the coding sequence ATGCACACCACGCCCATCGTGAGCCGGGCTGCCGCCCTTGTCGCCACCCTGCTGGCCGGCGCCGCCTGGCCCGCCTTCGCGCAGACCGCGCCCGCCCCGTCCGCCTCCGCCAGCAGCACCACGCAGGTGCCGCCGCAGCCCGAGGCGGCACGCGGCGCCGGCCAGACCGCGCCGACGCAGATCGACGATGCCGCCGGCCCGCCGGCCGACCCGTCCGCCACCGGCAATAACGAGATCGTCGTCACCGGCTTCCGCGCCAGCCTTGAAAGCCAGACCGCGGCGAAGCGCGACTCGATCGGCTTCACCGACACCATCTTCGCGGAAGATATCGGCAAGTTCCCCGACACCAACATCGCCGAATCGGTGAACCGCATCCCCGGCGTCACCATCGCGCGCGAGGTGACGGGCGAGGGGACCAGCGTCGCCATCCGCGGCCTCGGCACCAATTTCACCCGCGTGCTGCTGAACGGCGCTCCCGTGGCGGTCGCCTCCGTCCGGTTCGACGCGCAGAGCACCAATCGCGAGGTCGATCTGGACCTGCTGCCGACGGAGCTGTTCACCCAGCTGACCGTCAGCAAATCCCCCCTCGCCAGCCAGGTGGAAGGCGGCGCAGCGGGCACGGTGAACCTGCGCTCCGCCCGGCCGTTCGACAATCCGCGCCCCTATGTCAGCTACGGTCTGCAAGGGTCCAAGAACAGCCAGGCGGACAAGTGGGGCTACCGCGCCTACGCCATCGGCAGCGCGACATTCGGCGATTTCGGCATCCTGCTGGGCGGCACCGCGGTGCGCAACCAGTTCCAGGTCGAAGGGTACGAGACGATCGGCTGGACCAACGCCAACCTGTCCGCCGCCCAGCGCACCGGCGCCACGCGCAACAACACCGGCGGCGGCAATTACACGATCCCCGCCACCGTGCCCGCCAATGCCGGCGCGGGCCTGACCACCGGCACGGTGATCGATGAGGCATTCCTGCTGGCGAACAATCCCGGCGCCAATATCGCGCAGCTCGACAACGGCATCATCCCGCGCCTCAGCCGCCCCCGGTTCGAGGAAGGCTACCGCCAGCGCTACAATGCCATCGGCAGCCTGGAATGGCGCCCCAGCGATGCGCTGCACTTCTACCTCGACGGCCTGTATTCCGAACGCAAGACGGAGTTCGAGCGGGGGTCGATGAACTGGGTCGGCCGCAACGGCGCGGTGATCCCGCTCAACACTACCTACGACCGCGACGATTGCAATGCCGGCTGCGTGGTCACCGGCGGCACCTTCGCCAATGCGCAGTTCTTCCTGGAATACCGCCCCTACCTGGACGAGGTCGACTTCTGGGGCATCAATCCCGGCCTCGATTTCCAGGTGAACGACTGGATCAAGGGCGACTTCCAGCTGAACTGGACGGAAAGCAATTTCCGCCGCGAAAGCCCCACCGTGCTGGTCATCACCCCCGCGGGCAGCGGCATCGTCGTCGACTACACCAATGATGGCGGCATCCCGCAGGTGGAATCGAACATCGACCTGAACGATCCCGCCCGCTTCGGCTGGGCCGGCGGCGGGCGCGTGAACCTGAATGGGGAGGAACGCTTCACCCGCACCAAGGGCGTGCGCGGCAGCCTGCTGTTCGGGGACGAGACGCGCTTCAGCGTGCGCACCGGCGGCGCCTATGACGACGTGCAGCGCCGCATCCGCCCGTTCGACAACACGCCGCCATGGCAGAACCTGATCTGCGGCAACGGCCCCAGCATCGACCTGCCCGGCCCCAACCGGCAGCCGCCGTGCGACGGCGCCAATGTCGTGGGCACGCAGGTGCCCGGCACGCCGATCGCGCCCGGCTACCCGTCCTACCCCGCCTATGGCACCGCCTATTCCGCGGGCTTCGCCCCGCTGCAATGGAACGGCTCCGCCATCCCCACAGCGGCTGTGCCCGGTTACCTGCGGCCGGGCGACAACGGCTTCATCACCGTCGACTGGAACCGGTTCAAGGCCGACACCAATTACGACGAGCTGCTGGCCGGCGCATCGGAGACGGGCGCGGGCAGCAGCGGCGCAGCCGGCGGCCTGATCCGCGAAAAGGTGCTGGGCCTGTTCGTCGAAGGGAACGGTATCTTCGATATCGACGACAACAAGACGCTGCGGCTGAACGGCGGCGTCCGCTACGTCCGCACCGATCAGGAGGTCAGCGGCCGCATCACCGGCACCGATCCGCGCAACATCCGCGGGCCGCTGGTGTGTCCGGGCGCCAGCCCCGCCTTCACGCTGGACGGCTCATGCTACCCCACGGTGGTGACGTTCCTTGATTCCGATCGCCGCTACACCAACTGGCTGCCGTCGCTCAGCGCGGCGCTCTCCTTCGGGGACGAGGCGGTGCTGCGCGCCTCCGTCTCCCGCTCCCTGACCCGGCCCGATCCCAACCAGTTGCTGCCCGGCGCGAACTTCACTTCGCCCTCCGCCGACATCGGCACGGTCGGCAACGGCGCGCTGGACCCGTACCTGTCCGACAACATCGACCTGGGCTTCGAATACTACACCGGTGGGGAGGGCGTGATCGCGGTCGCCGCCTTCCGCAAGTCGATCACCGGCTTCACCGTCAACCAGAACAGCGAGGTGCCGCTGTCCTTCCTGGCGCCGTATGGCATCACCTTCGGCACGCTGACGCAGCAGCAGCAATTGGCGCTGACGCAGCGGGCACCGGGCGTTGCGCCGGAAAACATCCCGATCGTCATCACGCAGCAGGTCAATTCGGACGGCAAGCTGATCGTGAACGGGCTGGAATTCCAGCTGACCCAGCCGCTCGATTTCGCGACCGAATGGGCCGGAATCACCGGCTTCGGCTTCCAAGGCAACCTGACGATCATCGACCAGGACGGGCAGGGCACCGGCGCGCCGGCGGTGGCGCTGGGCGTCGCGCCGACGACCTATACCGCGACCGGCTATTACGAGGGGAACGGCCTGTCCGCGCGGCTGACCTATACCTTCAACGAAGGGTCGCAAGGATCGAACCCCAACCAGAACGGCATCACCGACGCGGCGATCTTCGGGCGCGATTTCGGCCAGCTCGACTTTTCCGGCAATATCGACCTCGCCGATATCCTGGGCCGCGACAACCTGCCCACCGTGACGGTGAACGTCATCAACATCACCAACGAACCGCTGTCGAGCTACTTCCAGTTTCCGAACGCGACCTACAACGAATACAAGCCGGGCACGACGTTCCTGCTCGGCATTCGCGGCCGGCTGTAA
- a CDS encoding zinc-dependent alcohol dehydrogenase, translating to MRALTWHGTHDVRVDSVPDPEIVNPRDAIIKVTSTAICGSDLHLYDGVIPSLQPGDILGHEFMGEVVETGSASTLKKGQRVVVPFTISCGGCFHCKVQQYSACENSNPAEKQDMSETLYGQPMAGLFGYSHLTGGYSGGQAEYVRVPFSDVGPVVVPDHLDDDTVLFLSDILPTGWMAADNADIQPDDTVAVWGCGPVGLFAIQSAIVMGAAQVIAIDHYPHRLELARKLGATTINFRETDVRAALMEMSGGIGVDVVIDAVGMEAHGFAIDNMLDVVKQKVGFGADRASALKQALLSVRFGGKVSIPGVYGGMTDKFPLGAMMEKGVQLRTGQTHVQKYTGKLLKMIEEGKLDTTFLISHRLPLEQAPDGYKHFKEEQDTWTKVVLKPGMQPAT from the coding sequence ATGCGCGCACTGACCTGGCACGGCACGCATGACGTGCGCGTGGACTCCGTACCCGATCCCGAGATCGTCAATCCGCGCGATGCGATCATCAAGGTGACGAGCACCGCCATCTGCGGATCGGACCTGCACCTGTATGACGGCGTGATCCCGTCGCTGCAGCCGGGCGACATCCTGGGCCACGAATTCATGGGCGAGGTGGTGGAGACCGGATCCGCCAGCACCCTGAAGAAGGGGCAGCGCGTGGTGGTGCCCTTCACCATCTCGTGCGGCGGCTGCTTCCACTGCAAGGTGCAGCAATATTCCGCCTGCGAGAACAGCAACCCGGCCGAAAAGCAGGACATGTCCGAAACCCTGTACGGCCAGCCGATGGCCGGGCTGTTCGGCTATTCCCACCTGACCGGCGGATATTCGGGCGGACAGGCGGAATATGTCCGCGTGCCGTTCAGCGATGTCGGCCCGGTGGTCGTGCCCGACCACCTGGACGATGACACCGTGCTGTTCCTGTCGGACATCCTGCCGACGGGGTGGATGGCGGCGGACAATGCCGACATCCAGCCCGACGACACCGTGGCGGTATGGGGCTGCGGGCCGGTCGGCCTGTTCGCCATCCAGTCGGCCATCGTGATGGGCGCGGCGCAGGTGATCGCCATCGACCATTACCCACACCGGCTGGAACTGGCGCGCAAGCTGGGCGCCACCACCATCAACTTTCGCGAAACGGATGTGCGCGCCGCATTGATGGAGATGAGCGGCGGGATCGGCGTCGACGTGGTGATCGATGCCGTCGGCATGGAGGCGCATGGCTTTGCCATCGACAACATGCTGGACGTCGTGAAGCAGAAGGTCGGCTTCGGCGCGGACCGGGCATCCGCGCTGAAGCAGGCGCTGCTGTCCGTCCGGTTCGGCGGCAAGGTGTCGATCCCCGGCGTCTATGGCGGGATGACCGACAAGTTCCCGCTGGGCGCCATGATGGAAAAGGGCGTGCAGCTGCGCACCGGGCAGACCCATGTGCAGAAATACACCGGCAAGCTGCTGAAGATGATCGAGGAGGGCAAGCTCGACACCACCTTCCTCATCAGCCACCGCCTGCCGCTGGAACAGGCGCCCGACGGCTACAAGCACTTCAAGGAGGAGCAGGACACCTGGACCAAGGTGGTGCTGAAGCCGGGAATGCAGCCCGCCACCTGA
- a CDS encoding LacI family DNA-binding transcriptional regulator, translated as MDEVKSVRSATMQDVAQLAGVSHMTVSRVVNGYRSVKPETRRAVEQAMATLNFTPNALARALTAGEPPRIALLHRHPNPGTLGELLLHLLDRSAETYANLVVRQIPSPAQDGAVAEELVARGVRGVLLAPPLADDPALVALLRAQGMAIVAIGSMRHDPTITSVGIDDHAAAGAMTRHLLELGHRRIGFITGHPDHASSKLRLEGFREAMAEAGAEAAIVADGRYTYQSGLAAAETLLEAATPPSAVFASNDDMAAATLAVAHRLGLDVPGELSVAGFDDNVLATAVWPALTTVRSPTRDLTRHAFALLLQEIAGTGPDTPAPHAILPFELVQRESVAPRR; from the coding sequence ATGGACGAGGTGAAAAGCGTGCGCAGCGCTACCATGCAGGATGTCGCCCAGCTTGCCGGCGTGTCGCACATGACGGTCAGCCGGGTGGTGAACGGCTACCGCTCCGTCAAGCCGGAGACGCGCCGGGCGGTGGAGCAGGCGATGGCAACGCTGAACTTCACCCCCAACGCGCTGGCGCGGGCGCTGACCGCGGGAGAGCCGCCGCGCATCGCGCTGCTGCACCGCCATCCCAATCCCGGCACGCTGGGCGAATTGCTGCTGCACCTGCTGGACCGGTCGGCCGAAACCTACGCCAACCTGGTGGTGCGGCAGATTCCCTCGCCGGCGCAGGACGGCGCGGTGGCGGAGGAGCTGGTCGCGCGCGGGGTGCGCGGCGTGCTGCTGGCGCCGCCGCTGGCGGACGATCCGGCGCTGGTCGCATTACTGCGCGCGCAGGGCATGGCCATCGTCGCAATCGGATCGATGCGACACGACCCGACCATCACCTCCGTCGGGATCGACGATCATGCCGCCGCCGGGGCGATGACGCGGCACCTGCTGGAACTGGGTCATCGGCGCATCGGCTTCATCACCGGCCATCCCGACCATGCCAGCAGCAAGCTGCGGCTGGAGGGTTTCCGTGAAGCGATGGCGGAGGCCGGCGCGGAAGCGGCGATCGTGGCGGACGGCCGTTACACCTACCAGTCCGGACTGGCCGCGGCGGAAACCCTGCTGGAAGCGGCCACGCCGCCCAGCGCGGTGTTCGCCAGCAATGACGACATGGCCGCCGCGACGCTGGCCGTGGCGCACCGGCTGGGCCTGGATGTGCCGGGCGAGCTGTCGGTCGCGGGGTTCGACGACAACGTGCTCGCCACCGCAGTCTGGCCGGCGCTGACCACCGTGCGCTCGCCCACCCGCGACCTGACACGGCACGCCTTCGCCCTGCTGCTGCAGGAGATCGCCGGCACCGGGCCGGACACGCCCGCGCCGCACGCCATCCTGCCGTTCGAGCTGGTGCAGCGCGAGTCGGTCGCGCCGCGCCGCTGA